One Streptomyces drozdowiczii DNA segment encodes these proteins:
- the hemW gene encoding radical SAM family heme chaperone HemW, which produces MGGMPSVLPDGEPVPDDGALPRHALEGAADRPLGFYLHVPYCATRCGYCDFNTYTATELRGSGGALASRDNYAAHLIGEVRQARKVLGDDPRPVRTVFVGGGTPTLLAAADLVRMLAAVREEFGLADDAEITTEANPESVGPAYLAELREGGFNRISFGMQSARQHVLKILDRTHTPGRPEACVAEARAAGFDHINLDLIYGTPGESDDDWRASLDAAIGAGPDHVSAYALIVEEGTGLARRIKRGEIPMTDDDAHADRYLIADEAMAAAGYSWYEVSNWARTPEGRCLHNELYWRGADWWGAGPGAHSHVGGVRWWNVKHPGAYAQALAEGRSPGAGREILSAEDRRVERILLELRLVDGCPLSLLAPAGLAAARRAVADGLLEPAPFEDGRAVLTLRGRLLADAVVRDLVD; this is translated from the coding sequence ATGGGCGGTATGCCTTCCGTACTGCCCGATGGTGAACCCGTGCCCGACGACGGGGCGCTGCCCCGCCATGCCCTGGAAGGCGCAGCCGACCGCCCGCTCGGCTTCTACCTGCACGTGCCGTACTGCGCGACCCGCTGCGGCTACTGCGACTTCAACACCTACACGGCGACCGAGCTGCGCGGCTCCGGCGGGGCGCTGGCCTCCCGCGACAACTACGCCGCCCACCTGATCGGCGAGGTCCGCCAGGCCCGCAAGGTCCTCGGCGACGATCCGCGCCCTGTCCGCACGGTCTTCGTCGGCGGCGGCACCCCGACCCTGCTCGCCGCGGCCGACCTGGTCCGGATGCTGGCGGCGGTCCGCGAGGAGTTCGGGCTCGCCGACGACGCGGAGATCACCACCGAGGCCAACCCGGAGTCCGTGGGCCCGGCCTACCTGGCCGAGCTGCGCGAGGGCGGCTTCAACCGGATCTCCTTCGGCATGCAGAGCGCCCGGCAGCACGTCCTGAAGATCCTGGACCGCACCCACACCCCGGGTCGGCCCGAGGCCTGTGTGGCAGAGGCGCGCGCGGCCGGGTTCGACCACATCAACCTGGACCTGATCTACGGCACCCCCGGCGAGTCCGACGACGACTGGCGGGCGTCCCTGGACGCGGCGATCGGCGCCGGCCCCGACCACGTCTCCGCGTACGCGCTGATCGTGGAGGAGGGCACCGGCCTCGCCCGCCGCATCAAGCGCGGCGAGATCCCGATGACCGACGACGACGCGCACGCCGACCGCTACCTCATCGCGGACGAGGCGATGGCCGCCGCCGGCTACTCCTGGTACGAGGTGTCGAACTGGGCCCGTACGCCGGAGGGCCGCTGCCTGCACAACGAGCTGTACTGGCGCGGTGCCGACTGGTGGGGCGCCGGACCGGGGGCGCACAGCCACGTCGGGGGCGTGCGCTGGTGGAACGTGAAGCACCCGGGGGCGTACGCACAGGCACTCGCGGAGGGCCGCTCGCCGGGCGCCGGGCGCGAGATCCTGTCCGCCGAGGACCGCCGCGTCGAGCGCATCCTGCTGGAGCTGCGGCTCGTGGACGGCTGCCCGCTCTCCCTGCTGGCCCCCGCCGGCCTCGCGGCGGCCCGCCGGGCGGTGGCCGACGGCCTCCTGGAACCGGCGCCGTTCGAGGACGGCCGGGCCGTGCTGACGCTGCGCGGGCGGCTGCTGGCCGACGCGGTGGTACGCGACCTGGTCGACTGA
- a CDS encoding DUF3097 domain-containing protein — protein MRSYQPDLTPPWKKSAPAPEVPAETDLVVEEAVTGFCGAVIRCEKTAEGPTVTLEDRFGKHRVFPMTPRGFLLEGRVVTLVRPSAGGPARPTRTASGSVAVPGARARVARAGRIYVEGRHDAELVERVWGDDLRIEGVVVEYLEGIDDLPAIVREFAPAPDARLGVLVDHLVPGSKESRIAAQVSDGNVLVVGHPYIDVWEAVKPASVGIAGWPVVPRGQDWKTGVCRALGWPENTGAAWQRILSSVRSYRDLRPELLGRVEELIDFVTLPD, from the coding sequence ATGCGCAGCTACCAGCCTGATCTGACCCCGCCGTGGAAGAAGTCCGCCCCCGCCCCGGAGGTGCCCGCCGAGACCGATCTGGTCGTGGAGGAGGCCGTCACCGGTTTCTGCGGCGCGGTGATCCGGTGCGAGAAGACCGCCGAGGGGCCGACGGTGACCCTGGAGGACCGGTTCGGCAAGCACCGGGTCTTCCCGATGACGCCGCGCGGCTTCCTCCTCGAGGGCCGGGTGGTCACGCTGGTGCGCCCGTCGGCCGGGGGCCCGGCACGGCCCACGCGTACGGCCTCCGGCTCGGTGGCGGTGCCCGGGGCGCGGGCGCGGGTGGCGCGGGCCGGGCGGATCTATGTGGAGGGGCGGCACGACGCGGAGCTGGTCGAGCGGGTCTGGGGCGACGACCTGCGCATCGAGGGCGTGGTCGTGGAGTACCTGGAGGGCATCGACGACCTGCCGGCGATCGTGCGGGAGTTCGCGCCCGCGCCGGACGCCCGCCTCGGGGTGCTGGTCGACCATCTGGTGCCCGGCTCCAAGGAGTCCCGGATCGCGGCGCAGGTGTCGGACGGCAACGTGCTGGTGGTGGGGCACCCGTACATCGACGTGTGGGAGGCCGTGAAGCCGGCGTCGGTGGGGATCGCCGGGTGGCCGGTGGTGCCGCGCGGGCAGGACTGGAAGACGGGGGTGTGCCGGGCGCTGGGCTGGCCGGAGAACACCGGAGCGGCCTGGCAGCGCATTCTGTCCTCGGTCCGCTCCTACCGGGACCTTCGCCCCGAACTCCTGGGCCGCGTCGAGGAATTGATCGATTTCGTCACCCTTCCGGACTGA
- a CDS encoding MBL fold metallo-hydrolase: protein MDASWEEFGWERLGHGTGRRRLPVWDATALLVAGPDGVLLCDTGSSLREGVELRVQAEALLGRRVTHIALSHPHFDHVLGTAAFAGAQVYGSEGTAELLRGGAGELYADAVAQGLPEADAAEAADVLVAPRHEVRGELTVDLGGGREAVLVDVGAAHSGHDLAVLVPGSPALVFCGDLVEESGEPQAGPDASPARWPAALDRLLELGGEDALYVPGHGAVVDAAFVRAQRAALAGRFGVS, encoded by the coding sequence ATGGATGCCTCTTGGGAAGAGTTCGGATGGGAGCGGCTGGGTCACGGAACGGGCCGTCGGCGCCTTCCGGTCTGGGACGCGACGGCCCTGCTGGTGGCCGGTCCTGACGGGGTGCTGCTCTGCGACACCGGTTCGTCACTGCGTGAGGGTGTGGAACTGCGCGTCCAGGCCGAGGCGCTGCTCGGCCGGAGGGTGACGCACATCGCACTCAGTCACCCCCATTTCGACCATGTGCTGGGCACCGCCGCATTCGCCGGGGCACAGGTGTACGGCTCCGAGGGCACGGCGGAGCTGCTGCGAGGCGGGGCCGGTGAGCTGTACGCGGACGCGGTGGCACAGGGACTGCCCGAGGCGGACGCGGCCGAGGCCGCCGATGTGCTGGTGGCCCCGCGCCACGAGGTGCGCGGGGAGCTGACGGTGGACCTGGGCGGCGGCCGGGAGGCGGTCCTGGTGGACGTGGGCGCGGCGCACAGCGGCCACGACCTGGCGGTGCTGGTCCCGGGCTCCCCCGCGCTGGTCTTCTGCGGGGACCTGGTCGAGGAGTCCGGGGAGCCCCAGGCGGGCCCGGACGCGAGTCCGGCGCGCTGGCCGGCCGCGCTGGACCGGCTGCTGGAGCTGGGCGGGGAGGACGCGCTGTACGTGCCGGGGCACGGGGCGGTGGTGGACGCGGCGTTCGTCCGGGCGCAGCGGGCCGCACTGGCGGGGCGGTTCGGCGTGTCGTAG